In Spirosoma aureum, a single genomic region encodes these proteins:
- a CDS encoding Rid family detoxifying hydrolase has product MSKQIVYTEQAPAPIGPYSQAVKVKDMLFVSGQVAIELAPLGDIQAETQKVMENIGAILRAAGMDYVNVVKSSIFVKDMNNFAAINEVYGRFFTSEPPARETVEVARLPKDVNVEISVIAVQ; this is encoded by the coding sequence ATGAGCAAACAAATTGTTTATACGGAACAGGCTCCCGCGCCGATCGGGCCTTATAGTCAGGCCGTAAAGGTGAAGGATATGCTATTCGTTTCTGGGCAGGTAGCCATTGAATTAGCTCCACTTGGCGACATCCAGGCTGAAACGCAGAAAGTAATGGAAAACATCGGAGCCATTCTGAGAGCTGCTGGAATGGACTATGTTAACGTTGTCAAGTCTAGTATTTTTGTCAAAGACATGAACAATTTCGCGGCTATCAATGAAGTATATGGCCGGTTCTTTACCAGCGAACCACCCGCCCGCGAAACCGTTGAAGTGGCTCGTTTGCCAAAAGATGTAAATGTTGAAATTTCAGTAATAGCTGTGCAATGA
- a CDS encoding TIGR04282 family arsenosugar biosynthesis glycosyltransferase: MAENHLIIFVKNPIAGQVKTRIARTVGDERAVQVYRHLLRHTQNITQGLPYHKVVYYGDFINPSDGWDRYEKRLQTGDDLGQRMLNAFREQISEGSSGDRIVIIGSDCLDITSDHIQLAFDALNVADVVIGPATDGGYYLLGMKQLFPFLFENMPWSQPELRQLTELAILQNSLTFELLAELTDIDEWGDYERAIK; this comes from the coding sequence ATGGCCGAGAATCACCTTATTATCTTCGTTAAAAACCCCATTGCCGGTCAGGTCAAAACGCGCATTGCCCGAACCGTTGGCGATGAACGGGCCGTACAAGTATATCGGCACCTGCTTCGGCATACTCAGAACATTACGCAGGGGTTACCGTATCATAAAGTTGTATACTACGGCGATTTCATAAACCCGAGCGACGGTTGGGATCGTTACGAGAAACGACTTCAGACTGGTGATGACCTGGGCCAACGTATGCTGAACGCTTTCCGAGAACAGATTAGCGAGGGTTCTTCCGGCGACCGAATTGTCATTATTGGCAGCGATTGCCTCGATATTACTTCAGATCATATCCAACTGGCTTTCGACGCGCTGAACGTAGCCGACGTTGTGATTGGCCCGGCGACCGATGGTGGTTATTATTTATTGGGTATGAAGCAATTGTTTCCTTTTTTGTTCGAAAATATGCCCTGGAGCCAGCCTGAACTTCGGCAACTGACCGAATTAGCTATTTTGCAAAACAGTCTGACCTTCGAGTTATTAGCCGAATTAACAGATATTGACGAGTGGGGAGATTATGAACGTGCCATCAAATGA